Proteins co-encoded in one Halorussus vallis genomic window:
- a CDS encoding NAD(P)H-hydrate epimerase produces the protein MITAERMAQVDRNAAALGVPQKQLMESSGNAVAREVRAVADPGARVAIVAGRGNNGGDGFVAARFLEDYDVSVHLLGRPESIATDIARENWDALGEADYDREAVGDSRSFDLPDCDVVVDAMLGTGVTGALREPEATAAQAMNQSTATVVAVDVPSGVNADTGEAEGVAVDADRVVTFHDNKPGLSDLDAEVTVADIGIPAAAERRLGPGDLRPVRQAHEAEDSRAYVVGGGPFTGAPALAAQAALRAGANLSFVAAPETVAGRIQGYAEDLIVQSYDGDRLTPDRVDDLVDTAESYDDVVVLGPGLGNADETLAAAERFLESFSGRAVVDADALAVIPDLDTDATLVCTPNVKELGKMGGPEIERGEDLAAHADEIESFAADLGHVVVAKAKADVVSDGEETRVCHAGTPGMAVGGTGDLLAGTTAGLLASHDPFESACMATYANGRAAELLDDERHDGLLASDMLDALPRALWGDSDE, from the coding sequence ATGATAACCGCAGAGCGGATGGCGCAGGTCGACCGGAACGCCGCCGCGCTCGGCGTCCCCCAGAAGCAGTTGATGGAGTCGAGCGGCAACGCCGTCGCCCGGGAGGTCCGGGCGGTCGCCGACCCCGGCGCGCGAGTCGCCATCGTCGCCGGGCGGGGCAACAACGGCGGCGACGGCTTCGTCGCCGCCCGGTTCCTCGAAGACTACGACGTCTCCGTCCACCTGCTGGGCCGCCCGGAGTCAATCGCGACCGACATCGCCCGCGAGAACTGGGACGCGCTCGGCGAGGCGGACTACGACCGCGAGGCGGTCGGCGACTCCCGGAGCTTCGACCTCCCCGACTGCGACGTGGTGGTCGACGCGATGCTCGGCACCGGAGTGACCGGCGCGCTCCGCGAACCCGAGGCCACCGCGGCCCAGGCGATGAACCAGTCGACGGCGACGGTGGTCGCCGTCGACGTCCCCTCGGGCGTGAACGCCGACACCGGCGAGGCAGAGGGCGTCGCGGTCGACGCCGACCGCGTGGTCACCTTCCACGATAACAAACCCGGACTCTCGGACCTCGACGCCGAGGTCACCGTGGCGGACATCGGCATCCCCGCGGCCGCCGAGCGCCGACTCGGACCGGGCGACCTCCGGCCGGTCCGGCAAGCCCACGAGGCCGAGGACTCCCGGGCTTACGTCGTCGGCGGCGGCCCCTTCACGGGCGCGCCCGCGCTGGCGGCCCAGGCGGCCCTGAGAGCCGGCGCGAACCTCTCGTTCGTCGCCGCACCCGAGACGGTCGCGGGCCGGATTCAGGGCTACGCCGAGGACCTCATCGTCCAGTCGTACGACGGCGACCGACTCACCCCCGACCGGGTCGACGACCTGGTCGACACCGCCGAGAGCTACGACGACGTGGTGGTGCTCGGGCCGGGCCTCGGCAACGCCGACGAGACGCTGGCGGCCGCCGAGCGGTTCCTCGAATCGTTCTCGGGTCGGGCGGTCGTCGACGCCGACGCGCTCGCGGTCATCCCCGACCTCGACACCGACGCCACGCTGGTCTGCACGCCCAACGTCAAGGAACTCGGCAAGATGGGCGGTCCCGAGATCGAGCGCGGCGAGGACCTCGCCGCGCACGCAGACGAGATAGAGTCGTTCGCGGCCGACCTCGGCCACGTCGTCGTCGCGAAGGCGAAGGCCGACGTGGTCTCGGACGGCGAGGAAACCCGCGTCTGCCACGCGGGGACGCCCGGGATGGCGGTCGGCGGCACCGGCGACCTGCTGGCGGGCACGACGGCGGGCCTGCTGGCGAGCCACGACCCCTTCGAGTCGGCGTGCATGGCCACCTACGCCAACGGTCGGGCGGCCGAACTGCTGGACGACGAGCGCCACGACGGCCTGCTCGCCTCGGACATGTTGGACGCGCTGCCGCGGGCGCTGTGGGGTGATTCCGATGAGTGA